In Paracoccus sp. TOH, a single window of DNA contains:
- a CDS encoding dipeptide ABC transporter ATP-binding protein, giving the protein MIQTANLSVEIGAHEILRGLDLQLPPGRITGLVGESGSGKSMAALAIMGLLPEGMRTEGRVDLDGLNLLDLPERALCRIRGKRIGMIFQEPMTALNPLMTIGDQVAEVLRIHQGLDRKAALERARDRLDRVGLSAPRFPLTLYPHELSGGQRQRVAIALAIALRPELLIADEPTTALDVTTQARILDLLRGLVRDEGMALLLITHDLAVVAGIADRVAVMQQGRIVEEGPTEAVFRQQSHPYTRALFAASTHQPRLVLPAANPRPLLQVEGAIRAYPLPRRGLTAPRGSLRAVDGVSFRIEAGESVGLVCESGCGKSTLTRAILGLDPLQGGRILLDGQEIHAGRAMPADLRARMQVVFQDPFGSFDPRWRVERLVAEPFHLTGLPRDWREQVAEALFEVGITGGDAMRRRIHEFSGGQRQRIAIARALIIKPRLIVLDEAVSALDVRVRAQVLDLLARLRVSHGLSYLFISHDLSVVRQITDRVMIMEKGRIVETGPTHAVMDAPQHPYTQSLLAATPRIPAAWQAHIPVSLLALAPPAS; this is encoded by the coding sequence GAGATCGGCGCGCATGAGATCCTGCGCGGCCTCGACCTGCAACTGCCGCCCGGCCGGATCACCGGGCTGGTCGGCGAAAGCGGCTCGGGCAAGTCCATGGCGGCACTGGCGATCATGGGCCTGCTACCCGAGGGCATGCGGACCGAGGGCCGGGTGGATCTGGACGGCCTGAACCTGCTGGACCTGCCCGAACGCGCGCTGTGCCGCATCCGCGGCAAGCGCATCGGCATGATCTTCCAGGAGCCGATGACGGCGCTGAACCCGCTGATGACCATCGGCGACCAGGTGGCCGAGGTGCTGCGCATCCATCAGGGCCTGGACCGCAAGGCGGCGCTGGAACGCGCCCGCGACCGGCTGGATCGGGTGGGCCTTTCCGCGCCGCGCTTTCCGCTGACGCTTTACCCGCACGAGCTGTCCGGCGGCCAGCGCCAGCGCGTCGCCATCGCCCTGGCCATCGCCCTGCGCCCCGAGCTGCTGATCGCCGACGAGCCGACGACGGCGCTGGACGTGACCACGCAGGCCAGGATCCTCGACCTGCTGCGCGGGCTGGTGCGGGACGAAGGCATGGCGCTGCTGCTCATCACCCACGACCTGGCGGTGGTCGCGGGCATTGCCGACCGCGTGGCGGTCATGCAGCAGGGCCGCATCGTCGAGGAAGGCCCGACCGAGGCGGTGTTCCGCCAGCAAAGCCACCCCTATACCCGGGCGCTGTTCGCGGCCTCGACCCATCAGCCGCGGCTGGTGCTGCCCGCCGCGAACCCCCGGCCGCTGCTGCAGGTGGAAGGGGCAATCCGCGCATACCCCCTGCCCCGCCGCGGCCTGACCGCGCCGCGCGGCAGCCTGCGGGCGGTGGACGGCGTCAGCTTCCGCATCGAGGCCGGGGAATCGGTCGGGCTGGTCTGCGAATCCGGCTGCGGGAAATCGACGCTGACCCGGGCGATCCTGGGCCTGGATCCGCTGCAGGGCGGCCGCATCCTGCTGGACGGGCAGGAAATCCACGCCGGCCGCGCCATGCCGGCCGATCTGCGCGCCCGGATGCAGGTGGTGTTCCAGGATCCGTTCGGCAGCTTCGATCCGCGCTGGCGGGTCGAACGGCTGGTGGCCGAGCCGTTCCACCTGACCGGCCTGCCCCGCGACTGGCGCGAGCAGGTGGCCGAGGCGCTGTTCGAGGTCGGCATCACCGGCGGCGACGCCATGCGCCGGCGCATCCACGAATTTTCCGGCGGCCAGCGCCAGCGCATTGCCATCGCCCGGGCGCTGATCATCAAGCCGCGCCTGATCGTGCTGGACGAGGCGGTCAGTGCGCTGGACGTGCGGGTGCGGGCGCAGGTGCTGGACCTGCTGGCGCGGCTGCGGGTCAGCCACGGCCTGTCCTACCTGTTCATCAGCCACGACCTGTCGGTGGTGCGCCAGATCACCGACCGGGTGATGATCATGGAAAAGGGCAGGATCGTCGAAACCGGCCCCACCCATGCGGTGATGGACGCGCCGCAGCATCCCTATACGCAAAGCCTGCTGGCGGCGACGCCGCGGATCCCGGCCGCCTGGCAGGCTCACATTCCGGTCAGCCTCCTTGCGCTTGCCCCGCCGGCTTCATAA
- a CDS encoding L-malyl-CoA/beta-methylmalyl-CoA lyase, with the protein MSFRTQPAPPARLNRCQLFGPGSREALFAKMAGSAADVINLDLEDSVAPDDKAQARRNIIQAIGDIDWGTKTLSVRINGLDTPWWYRDVVDLLEQAGERLDLIMIPKVGNAADIYAVDALVTAIEAAKGRQKRIGLEVIIESAAGITHVEEIAAASPRLQAMSLGAADFAASMGMATTGIGGTQENYYMLHEGAKHWSDPWHWAQTAIVAACRTHGVLPVDGPFGDFSDDEGFRAQARRSATLGMVGKWAIHPKQVALANEVFSPSEQAVTEAREILAAMEEAKRTGAGATVYKGRLVDIASIRQAQVIVRQAELIGA; encoded by the coding sequence ATGTCCTTCCGCACGCAACCCGCCCCGCCCGCCCGCCTGAACCGTTGCCAGCTTTTCGGTCCCGGCTCGCGCGAGGCGCTGTTTGCCAAGATGGCCGGCTCGGCCGCCGACGTGATCAACCTGGACCTCGAGGATTCGGTGGCGCCCGACGACAAGGCGCAGGCGCGGCGCAACATCATCCAGGCCATCGGCGACATCGACTGGGGGACCAAGACGCTCTCGGTCAGGATCAACGGGCTGGACACGCCCTGGTGGTATCGCGACGTGGTGGACCTGCTGGAGCAGGCCGGCGAGCGGCTGGACCTGATCATGATCCCCAAGGTCGGCAATGCCGCCGACATCTATGCCGTGGACGCGCTGGTGACGGCCATCGAGGCCGCCAAGGGCCGGCAAAAGCGCATCGGGCTGGAGGTGATCATCGAATCCGCCGCCGGCATCACCCATGTCGAGGAGATTGCGGCCGCGAGCCCGCGCCTGCAGGCGATGAGCCTGGGCGCGGCGGATTTCGCCGCCAGCATGGGCATGGCCACCACCGGCATCGGCGGCACCCAGGAAAACTACTACATGCTGCACGAAGGGGCGAAACACTGGTCCGATCCCTGGCACTGGGCGCAGACCGCCATCGTCGCCGCCTGCCGCACCCATGGCGTGCTGCCGGTCGATGGCCCCTTCGGCGACTTCAGCGATGACGAGGGGTTCCGGGCCCAGGCCCGCCGCTCGGCCACGCTGGGCATGGTCGGCAAATGGGCGATCCATCCCAAGCAGGTGGCGCTGGCGAACGAGGTGTTTTCGCCCAGCGAGCAGGCGGTGACCGAGGCGCGCGAGATCCTGGCGGCGATGGAGGAAGCCAAGCGGACCGGCGCGGGCGCGACCGTATACAAAGGTAGACTGGTTGACATCGCGTCCATCCGTCAGGCACAAGTGATCGTGCGTCAGGCAGAATTGATCGGCGCCTGA
- a CDS encoding D-amino-acid transaminase: protein MTRTVYLNGDYLPETEAKVSIFDRGFVMADGVYEVTSVLNGKLLDFPGHLKRLARSLAELRMGNPLADEDWLAVHRKLVELNDIDEGIIYLQVTRGNPGDRDFAFPPEDTPQTVVLFTQAKPGLADNPQARTGLRVVSVEDLRWARRDIKTVQLLYPSLAKMEAKAQGADDAWLVEDGFVTEGTSNNTYIVKNGRIITRELSNDILHGITRASLLRYAAEAQMQIEERPFTIEEAQAADEAFFTSASAFVLPVVEIDGVSLGGGKPGPVATRLRELYLEESLKSAI from the coding sequence ATGACCCGCACCGTCTATCTGAATGGCGACTATCTGCCGGAAACCGAGGCCAAGGTTTCGATCTTCGACCGCGGCTTCGTCATGGCCGATGGGGTCTACGAGGTGACGAGCGTGCTGAACGGCAAGCTGCTGGACTTTCCCGGCCACCTGAAGCGCCTGGCGCGCTCGCTGGCCGAATTGCGGATGGGCAACCCGCTGGCGGACGAGGATTGGCTGGCCGTGCACCGCAAGCTGGTCGAACTGAACGATATCGACGAGGGTATCATCTATCTGCAGGTCACCCGCGGCAATCCCGGCGACCGCGATTTCGCCTTCCCGCCCGAGGACACGCCGCAGACCGTGGTGCTGTTCACCCAGGCCAAGCCCGGCCTTGCCGACAATCCGCAGGCCAGGACCGGCCTGCGCGTGGTCTCGGTCGAGGATCTGCGTTGGGCGCGGCGCGACATCAAGACCGTGCAGCTGCTCTATCCGTCGCTGGCCAAGATGGAGGCCAAGGCCCAAGGCGCCGACGACGCCTGGCTGGTCGAGGACGGCTTCGTGACCGAGGGCACCTCGAACAACACCTATATCGTCAAGAACGGCCGGATCATCACTCGCGAGCTGTCGAACGATATCCTGCACGGCATCACCCGCGCCTCGCTGCTGCGCTATGCCGCCGAGGCGCAGATGCAGATCGAGGAACGCCCCTTCACCATCGAAGAGGCCCAGGCGGCGGACGAGGCTTTCTTCACCTCGGCCTCGGCCTTCGTGCTGCCGGTGGTCGAGATCGACGGCGTGTCGCTGGGCGGGGGCAAGCCCGGCCCGGTGGCGACCCGGCTGCGCGAGCTCTATCTGGAAGAATCGTTGAAATCGGCGATCTGA
- a CDS encoding calcium-binding protein, whose amino-acid sequence MNQTIFLMLGLLSIVGIGSLVSSNDDDHAPEAEPDDPRLFDGNEITGNGDENGDNLVGTEDGDSILADDGDDTVQGGAGDDGIRTRGGDDAVDGGVGDDLIYTGYGNDTVSADAGDDEIYLGYDDDLYGAENPGVNEGDDTIDGGEGDDTIVTNLGNHSITGGDGDDSITDNGGSVFIDGEDDDDLILSPDDSEADAPDTLLGGDGNDTIHAGGGDLVDGGDGDDTYMLSSDAGGAADITYSNDDDIVITLAEDYSGEGEYELVQDGDHVRVVLDGADVAILRDTLVNAVGSISVVNAAAS is encoded by the coding sequence ATGAACCAGACCATTTTCCTGATGCTCGGCCTTCTCAGCATCGTCGGCATCGGCTCGCTGGTGTCCAGCAACGACGACGACCACGCGCCGGAAGCCGAGCCGGATGACCCCAGGCTTTTCGACGGCAACGAGATTACCGGGAACGGCGACGAGAACGGCGACAACCTGGTCGGAACCGAGGATGGCGACAGCATCCTGGCGGATGATGGCGACGACACGGTCCAGGGCGGTGCGGGCGACGACGGTATCCGCACCAGGGGCGGCGATGACGCGGTCGATGGCGGGGTCGGCGACGACCTGATCTATACCGGCTATGGCAATGACACGGTCAGCGCCGATGCGGGCGACGACGAGATCTATCTGGGCTATGACGACGACCTCTACGGCGCCGAGAACCCCGGCGTGAACGAGGGCGACGACACCATCGACGGCGGCGAGGGCGACGACACGATCGTCACCAACCTGGGCAACCATTCGATCACCGGCGGCGACGGCGACGACAGCATCACCGACAATGGCGGCTCGGTCTTCATCGACGGCGAGGATGACGATGACCTGATCCTGTCGCCCGATGATTCCGAGGCCGACGCCCCCGACACATTGCTGGGCGGCGACGGCAACGACACCATCCATGCCGGCGGTGGCGATCTTGTCGACGGCGGCGATGGCGACGACACCTACATGCTGAGTTCCGATGCCGGCGGCGCGGCCGACATCACCTACAGCAACGACGACGATATCGTCATCACCCTGGCCGAGGATTACAGCGGCGAGGGCGAATACGAGCTGGTGCAGGACGGCGACCATGTGCGCGTGGTGCTGGACGGCGCCGATGTGGCGATCCTGCGCGACACGCTGGTCAACGCGGTCGGCAGCATCAGCGTGGTGAATGCCGCGGCCAGCTAA
- a CDS encoding amino acid ABC transporter ATP-binding protein, producing MQTQTQTPLGETAIDIVKLNKWYGTFHVLRDIDLNVGRGERIVIAGPSGSGKSTLIRCINRLEEHQSGKIIVDGTELTHDLKNIDKVRSEVGMVFQHFNLFPHLTILENCTLAPIWVRKIPRREAEETAMHFLAKVKIPEQANKYPGQLSGGQQQRVAIARALCMRPRIMLFDEPTSALDPEMIKEVLDTMIELAEDGMTMLCVTHEMGFAQAVAHRVIFMDQGQIVEQNTPKEFFNNPRSERTKLFLSQILGH from the coding sequence ATGCAGACCCAGACCCAGACGCCGCTTGGCGAGACCGCCATCGACATCGTCAAGCTGAACAAGTGGTACGGCACCTTCCACGTGCTGCGCGACATCGACCTGAATGTCGGCCGGGGCGAGCGCATCGTCATCGCCGGTCCCTCCGGCTCGGGCAAGTCGACGCTGATCCGCTGCATCAACCGGCTTGAAGAGCACCAGTCCGGCAAGATCATCGTCGATGGCACCGAGCTGACCCATGACCTGAAGAACATCGACAAGGTGCGCTCCGAGGTCGGGATGGTGTTCCAGCATTTCAACCTGTTCCCGCATCTGACCATCCTGGAGAACTGCACCCTGGCGCCGATCTGGGTGCGCAAGATCCCGCGCCGCGAGGCCGAGGAGACGGCGATGCATTTCCTGGCCAAGGTCAAGATCCCCGAGCAGGCGAACAAATATCCCGGCCAGCTGTCCGGCGGCCAGCAGCAGCGCGTCGCCATCGCCCGCGCGCTGTGCATGCGGCCGCGGATCATGCTGTTCGACGAGCCCACCTCGGCGCTCGACCCCGAGATGATCAAGGAGGTGCTCGACACCATGATCGAGCTGGCCGAGGACGGCATGACCATGCTCTGCGTCACGCATGAAATGGGCTTCGCCCAGGCGGTGGCGCATCGGGTGATCTTCATGGACCAGGGCCAGATCGTCGAACAGAACACGCCGAAGGAATTCTTCAACAATCCGCGCAGCGAGCGGACCAAGCTGTTCCTGTCGCAGATCCTCGGCCACTGA
- a CDS encoding amino acid ABC transporter permease — MSETHSETVAYVRETMLPPEPPPVAQSGAIKWLRENLFSGPLNILLTLLGVGIVWVIVGTVGPWLSHSVWNAGSMAECRKIIAETWGAEASGACFALIKHRWNQFIFGFYPPELYWRPVLAFGMLFLALAPVLFSESRKARRIVIGLAVALTLIIALSLGAPGWALPGILLAMAAWAALIETRPGWALLASCLYPFAAVWLLWGGTLWLPAMALAGFILAFLVWRLLARYGMFAFAAAVVAAALWWLLLSEPAAQALAAILPLRLVPVSSDQFGGFVLSITIGVSGIALSLPLGIVLALARRSDLPVVKLLAVMFIEFIRGVPLITLLFVASLLLNYFLPPGTSFDIILRVIIMVTLFAAAYMAEVIRGGLAALPKGQYEAADALGLDYWKAQRLIILPQALKISIPGIVSTFIGMFKDTTLVVFVGLFDPLKAMSDTIRASFEWKGAYWEPYIFVGAIFFILCFGMSRYSMYLERRLKRDHR, encoded by the coding sequence ATGAGCGAGACGCATTCCGAAACCGTCGCCTATGTGCGCGAGACCATGCTGCCGCCCGAACCGCCGCCGGTCGCCCAGTCCGGCGCGATCAAATGGCTGCGCGAGAACCTGTTCTCGGGGCCGCTCAACATCCTGCTGACGCTGCTGGGCGTCGGCATCGTCTGGGTGATCGTCGGCACCGTCGGCCCCTGGCTGTCGCATTCGGTCTGGAACGCCGGCAGCATGGCCGAGTGCCGCAAGATCATCGCCGAGACCTGGGGCGCCGAGGCGAGCGGCGCCTGTTTCGCGCTGATCAAGCACCGCTGGAACCAGTTCATCTTCGGCTTCTACCCGCCCGAGCTGTATTGGCGGCCGGTGCTGGCCTTCGGCATGCTGTTCCTGGCGCTGGCGCCGGTGCTGTTTTCCGAAAGCCGCAAGGCGCGGCGCATCGTCATCGGGCTGGCGGTGGCGCTGACCCTGATCATCGCCCTGTCGCTCGGCGCCCCCGGCTGGGCGCTGCCGGGCATCCTGCTGGCCATGGCGGCCTGGGCGGCGCTGATCGAGACCCGGCCGGGTTGGGCGCTGCTGGCCAGTTGCCTTTATCCCTTCGCCGCGGTGTGGCTGCTCTGGGGCGGTACGCTGTGGCTGCCGGCGATGGCGCTGGCCGGCTTCATCCTGGCCTTCCTGGTCTGGCGGCTCTTGGCGCGCTACGGCATGTTCGCCTTTGCCGCGGCGGTGGTCGCCGCCGCCCTGTGGTGGCTGCTTCTGTCCGAGCCGGCGGCGCAGGCGCTGGCCGCCATCCTGCCGCTGCGGCTGGTGCCGGTCTCCTCGGACCAGTTCGGCGGCTTCGTGCTGTCGATCACCATCGGCGTCTCGGGGATCGCGCTGTCGCTGCCGCTGGGTATCGTGCTGGCGCTGGCGCGGCGTTCGGACCTGCCGGTGGTCAAGCTGCTGGCGGTGATGTTCATCGAGTTCATCCGCGGCGTGCCGCTGATCACCCTGCTGTTCGTGGCCTCGTTGCTGCTCAACTACTTCCTGCCGCCGGGCACCAGCTTCGACATCATCCTGCGGGTCATCATCATGGTGACGCTGTTCGCCGCCGCCTACATGGCCGAGGTGATCCGCGGCGGCCTGGCCGCCCTGCCCAAGGGCCAGTACGAGGCCGCCGACGCGCTGGGACTGGATTACTGGAAGGCGCAGCGGCTGATCATCCTGCCGCAGGCGCTGAAGATCTCGATCCCCGGCATCGTCTCGACCTTCATCGGCATGTTCAAGGACACCACGCTGGTGGTTTTCGTCGGCCTGTTCGATCCGCTGAAGGCCATGTCCGACACCATCCGCGCCAGCTTCGAATGGAAGGGCGCCTATTGGGAGCCCTATATCTTCGTCGGCGCGATCTTCTTCATCCTCTGCTTCGGCATGTCGCGCTATTCGATGTATCTCGAGCGCCGCCTGAAGCGCGACCATCGCTGA
- a CDS encoding ABC transporter permease subunit (The N-terminal region of this protein, as described by TIGR01726, is a three transmembrane segment that identifies a subfamily of ABC transporter permease subunits, which specificities that include histidine, arginine, glutamine, glutamate, L-cystine (sic), the opines (in Agrobacterium) octopine and nopaline, etc.), translating to MVSYPGVDQPPFRLSMLIYDRRYRSLTIQAVVFILVMLAASWLIDNTLKNLAIMGKSFSFDFLFRRAGYDIPQQLIPYNSDDTHLRATIVGLLNTLQVSVLGCIAATVLGVTVGVLRLSSNWLIARLMTVYVEVFRNIPLLLWILVCLAIFTEVMPPPNAYRGDNPAASMILFDLVAPTNRYTAIPSLGMSNPPGTISLGRESLSWAFVAYVVVIAAAFVARHLLRRRAQRVQDRTGRRPVTWWISLAFFAVPLLLLTWYFGLHLIPPVLRGFNFADGINLDNAFVVLWLALTLYTGAFIAEIVRGGILAVSRGQSEAAFALGLRPRRTMSLVVLPQALRVIVPPLISQYLNLTKNSSLAIAVGYMDLRGTLGGTTLNQTGREMECMVLMMGIYLALSLIISGGMNVFNSRVKLKER from the coding sequence ATGGTTTCCTATCCGGGGGTGGATCAACCACCTTTCCGCCTGTCGATGCTTATCTACGACCGGCGCTACCGCTCGCTGACCATCCAGGCCGTGGTCTTCATCCTGGTCATGCTGGCGGCAAGCTGGCTGATCGACAATACGCTGAAAAACCTTGCCATCATGGGCAAGTCCTTCAGTTTCGACTTCCTGTTCCGCCGCGCGGGCTATGACATTCCCCAGCAGCTGATCCCCTACAATTCCGACGACACGCATCTGCGCGCCACCATCGTCGGCCTGCTCAACACGCTGCAGGTCTCGGTGCTGGGCTGCATCGCCGCAACCGTCCTGGGGGTGACCGTCGGCGTGCTGCGCCTGTCGTCGAACTGGCTGATCGCCCGGCTGATGACCGTCTATGTCGAGGTCTTCCGCAACATTCCGCTGCTGCTGTGGATCCTGGTCTGCCTGGCGATCTTCACCGAGGTGATGCCGCCGCCCAACGCCTATCGCGGCGACAACCCGGCCGCGAGCATGATCCTGTTCGACCTGGTCGCGCCGACCAACCGCTATACCGCCATCCCCTCGCTGGGCATGAGCAACCCGCCCGGCACCATCTCGCTGGGGCGCGAGTCGCTCAGCTGGGCTTTCGTCGCCTATGTGGTGGTGATCGCCGCCGCCTTCGTCGCCCGGCACCTGCTGCGCCGCCGGGCGCAGCGCGTGCAGGACCGGACCGGCCGCCGGCCGGTGACCTGGTGGATCAGCCTGGCCTTCTTTGCCGTGCCGCTGCTGCTGCTGACCTGGTATTTCGGCCTGCACCTGATCCCGCCGGTGCTGCGCGGCTTCAACTTCGCCGACGGCATCAATCTGGACAACGCCTTCGTGGTGCTGTGGCTGGCGCTGACGCTCTATACCGGCGCCTTCATCGCCGAGATCGTGCGCGGCGGCATCCTGGCGGTCAGCCGCGGCCAGTCCGAGGCGGCCTTCGCCCTGGGCCTGCGCCCGCGCCGCACCATGTCGCTGGTGGTGCTGCCGCAGGCGCTGCGGGTGATCGTGCCGCCGCTGATCTCGCAATATCTGAACCTGACCAAGAACAGCTCGCTGGCCATCGCCGTCGGCTACATGGACCTGCGCGGCACGCTGGGCGGCACCACGCTGAACCAGACCGGGCGCGAGATGGAATGCATGGTGCTGATGATGGGCATCTACCTGGCGCTCAGCCTGATCATCTCGGGCGGCATGAACGTCTTCAACAGCCGCGTCAAGCTGAAGGAGCGCTGA
- a CDS encoding amino acid ABC transporter substrate-binding protein, whose amino-acid sequence MKKSVFFGSVTAVALAATGALAAEGDTLKEVKARGELNCGVNTGLVGFAAPDASGNWSGFDVAFCKAMAAAVLGDPAKVKYVPTTGQTRFTALSSGEVDILARNSTWTFQRDTDLKLDFIGVNYYDGQGFMVRKDLGVSSAKELNGATICIQTGTTTELNLADYFKANNMEYQPVNIDSNAEGEQQYMAGACDAYTTDASGLAATRAAFADPENHIILPEIISKEPLGPAVRHGDNNWGDIARWTLYALIAAEEYGVTSANIDELAKSSQNPEVQRLLGTTDDLGKMIGLDAEWAKRAIKASGNYGEIFAATIGEQTPIGLARGLNAQWTQGGLMYAMPFR is encoded by the coding sequence ATGAAGAAATCCGTATTCTTCGGCTCCGTGACGGCGGTCGCGCTTGCTGCCACGGGCGCCTTGGCCGCCGAAGGCGACACGCTGAAAGAGGTCAAGGCACGAGGCGAGCTGAACTGTGGCGTCAACACCGGCCTGGTCGGCTTCGCAGCCCCCGATGCAAGCGGCAACTGGTCCGGCTTCGACGTCGCCTTCTGCAAGGCCATGGCCGCCGCGGTGCTGGGCGACCCGGCCAAGGTGAAATACGTTCCGACCACCGGCCAGACCCGCTTCACCGCGCTTTCCTCGGGCGAGGTGGACATCCTGGCCCGCAACTCGACCTGGACCTTCCAGCGCGACACCGACCTCAAGCTCGATTTCATCGGCGTGAACTATTACGACGGCCAGGGCTTCATGGTCCGCAAGGACCTGGGTGTCAGCTCGGCCAAGGAACTGAACGGCGCCACCATCTGCATCCAGACCGGCACCACGACCGAGCTGAACTTGGCCGATTACTTCAAGGCCAACAACATGGAGTATCAGCCGGTCAATATCGACAGCAATGCCGAGGGCGAGCAGCAATACATGGCCGGTGCCTGCGACGCCTATACCACCGATGCCTCGGGCCTGGCCGCCACCCGTGCCGCCTTCGCCGACCCGGAAAACCACATCATCCTGCCCGAGATCATCTCGAAGGAGCCGCTGGGGCCGGCGGTGCGCCATGGCGACAACAACTGGGGCGACATTGCGCGCTGGACGCTTTACGCGCTGATCGCCGCCGAGGAATACGGCGTCACCTCGGCCAATATCGACGAGCTGGCCAAGTCCTCGCAGAACCCCGAGGTGCAGCGCCTGCTGGGCACCACCGACGACCTGGGCAAGATGATCGGGCTGGATGCCGAATGGGCCAAGCGCGCCATCAAGGCCAGCGGCAACTATGGCGAGATCTTCGCCGCCACCATCGGCGAGCAGACCCCGATCGGGCTGGCGCGCGGCCTGAACGCGCAATGGACCCAGGGCGGGCTGATGTATGCGATGCCGTTCCGGTAA
- a CDS encoding ATP12 family protein, which translates to MSEWQARRFWATASTRPAGGGWEVVLDERPLRTPGKSPLILPTQALAAAIAAEWDAQQQVIDPNRMPLTRAANSAIEKVMPQCAEVVGMLADYGGTDLLSYRADAPEALVRAQAEGWDPLIDWAATELRAPLRITHGVIPVPQDPAVLLKLRAQVAALDPFGLTALHDLVTLPGSLILGLAVIRGRVDAGTAHALSRIDEEFQAERWGRDEEAEAAAAGRLAAMRDSERFWLLSRG; encoded by the coding sequence ATGAGTGAGTGGCAGGCGCGACGCTTCTGGGCAACCGCCTCGACCCGGCCGGCCGGCGGCGGCTGGGAGGTGGTGCTGGACGAACGGCCGCTGCGCACGCCGGGCAAAAGCCCGCTGATCCTGCCGACCCAGGCGCTGGCGGCGGCCATCGCCGCGGAATGGGACGCGCAGCAGCAGGTCATCGACCCGAACCGCATGCCGCTGACCCGCGCCGCCAATTCCGCCATCGAGAAGGTGATGCCGCAATGCGCCGAGGTGGTCGGGATGCTGGCCGATTACGGCGGCACCGACCTGCTGTCCTATCGCGCCGATGCGCCCGAGGCGCTGGTGCGCGCCCAGGCCGAGGGCTGGGATCCGCTGATCGACTGGGCGGCGACCGAGCTTCGGGCGCCGCTGCGCATCACCCATGGGGTCATTCCGGTGCCGCAGGATCCGGCCGTGCTGCTGAAACTGCGCGCACAGGTCGCGGCGCTGGATCCTTTCGGGCTGACGGCGCTGCACGATCTGGTGACTTTGCCCGGCTCGCTGATCCTGGGGCTGGCGGTGATCCGCGGCCGGGTCGATGCCGGAACCGCCCATGCGCTGTCCCGAATTGACGAGGAATTTCAGGCGGAACGCTGGGGCCGTGACGAGGAGGCCGAGGCGGCTGCGGCAGGCCGTTTGGCCGCCATGCGCGATTCTGAGCGTTTCTGGCTGTTGAGCCGGGGCTGA
- a CDS encoding HAD-IA family hydrolase, which produces MKLVIFDIDGTLVDSQQEITQAMNRGMSAAGLPELEPARILSIVGLSLPVAVERLLPEVAADLQQRVVAGYRESFIAARAAGALPPLYPGALDCLEALASLDRVVLGIATGKPARGLAAILDAHGLTGRFTTRQSADGHPSKPHPAMLHSALAETGVPAARAVMVGDSTFDMEMARSAGVAGFGVGWGFCPAAELQAAGARLVAPDYPALTGALKEWADE; this is translated from the coding sequence ATGAAACTGGTCATCTTCGACATCGACGGCACGCTGGTCGACAGCCAGCAGGAAATCACCCAGGCGATGAACCGCGGCATGAGCGCCGCCGGCCTGCCCGAGCTGGAACCCGCCCGCATCCTGTCCATCGTCGGCCTGTCGCTGCCGGTCGCGGTCGAGCGGCTGCTGCCCGAGGTCGCGGCCGACCTGCAGCAGCGCGTGGTGGCCGGCTATCGCGAATCCTTCATCGCCGCGCGCGCGGCCGGCGCGCTGCCGCCGCTTTATCCCGGCGCGCTGGACTGCCTTGAGGCGCTGGCCTCGCTGGACCGGGTGGTGCTGGGCATCGCCACCGGCAAGCCGGCGCGGGGGTTGGCGGCGATTTTGGACGCTCATGGGCTGACCGGCCGCTTCACCACCCGGCAATCGGCGGACGGCCATCCCTCGAAGCCGCATCCGGCGATGCTGCATAGCGCGCTGGCGGAAACCGGCGTGCCGGCCGCGCGGGCGGTGATGGTGGGCGATTCCACCTTCGACATGGAAATGGCGCGGTCCGCGGGCGTGGCCGGCTTCGGCGTCGGCTGGGGCTTCTGCCCGGCTGCCGAACTGCAGGCCGCCGGGGCACGGCTGGTCGCGCCCGATTACCCGGCGCTGACCGGCGCCCTGAAGGAGTGGGCCGATGAGTGA